A single window of Microplitis demolitor isolate Queensland-Clemson2020A chromosome 7, iyMicDemo2.1a, whole genome shotgun sequence DNA harbors:
- the LOC103575487 gene encoding ribonuclease P protein subunit p38: MSNKKQKNVSAKKSMRNVLAQPYEFIWPILKDTDDINELNDTLKELLPKKKSDRKLSWTQLRKLSKEERKDLKNKTGDEPDVNADKIIVGVNAVTRAVEKKNICCILLEADVDPMMMIKHIVVMGQNNDIPVVLLPGLKKTTLGKIGFASLVLGLKKSETEENSHFYKLYEKISNLSKSFPKPKDPEELFKEDLLDHNQPDSIIQDLSSVPKDSNDKKTFKPFVLSSSIYKYRGSVSERVFIPPEFKVEAEDFISLADISDLKEPELKVLGNRYMDIDQNKIQEKNQEEEEQEQEPEEEPMDQEEIKSINKLNKKLELSIYQPLKVKQIQKNPKRLKATKIPKSKTKVPIKKKNK; the protein is encoded by the exons atgagtaacaaaaaacaaaaaaatgtgtcTGCTAAAAAGTCAATGCGCAATGTTTTGGCGCAAccatatgaatttatttg gcCGATTTTAAAAGACACTGAtgatattaatgaattaaatgacACTTTGAAAGa ATTGTTACCCAAGAAAAAGAGTGACAGGAAATTGAGCTGGACGCAGTTACGTAAATTGAGTAAAGAAGAACGcaaggatttaaaaaataaaactggagATGAGCCGGATGTCAATGC tgataaaataattgtaggaGTAAACGCAGTGACACGTgcggttgaaaaaaaaaatatttgctgcATTCTGTTAGAGGCAGATGTCGATCCCATGATGATGATCAAACATATCGTGGTGATGGGACAGAATAATGACATTCCAGTTGTTCTGCTACctggattaaaaaaaacaactctGGGAAAAATAGGGTTTGCTAGTCTTGTACTAGGActcaaa AAATCGGAAACTGAAGAAAAttctcatttttataaattatatgaaaaaatatcaaatttatcaaagtCATTCCCGAAGCCTAAAGATCCTGAGGAATTATTCAAAGAAGATTTACTTGATCATAATCAGCCGGACTCAATCATTCAAGACTTGTCATCAGTACCAAAGGattcaaatgataaaaaaacatttaaacctTTCGTTCTGTCCTCTAGTATCTACAAATATCGCGGCTCTGTCTCAGAAAGAGTTTTCATTCCCCCAGAATTTAAAGTTGAAGCTGAGGACTTTATTTCGCTCGCTGACATCAGTGACCTGAAAGAGCCCGAGCTTAAGGTGTTAGGAAATCGCTACATGGACATCGATCAGAATAAAatccaagaaaaaaatcaagaagaagaagaacaaGAACAAGAACCAGAAGAAGAACCGATGGAtcaagaagaaataaaatcaataaataaattaaataaaaaactagaaTTATCAATTTACCAACCGCTCAAAGTAAAACAAATTCAGAAGAATCCAAAGCGTTTGAAGGCAACAAAAATTCCCAAGTCGAAGACGAAAGTTCccattaaaaagaaaaataaatag
- the LOC103575502 gene encoding serine/arginine repetitive matrix protein 1-like, with the protein FGRLAESGNAGVLLGVVSSEVSSSPESQFQPRQLDKATENSWTASPETNGISSPSDIPQHEEKSRTRPDVSVTPSSSPPPVPSTSGASALRHQHSLLEPPSQPLLRRRRSSAGISGRCPDCGKKREDAISYTIEDLDAVGSAPLESSFTGLVCTCDQKTLPLPPDVSPHFKKPHPDLRKYRSVETSSSRWGSNYLSPDDALWDLKRQPEDNTEYRWELSTSRTDVDLNRRTKCSCHDLTPEEKRHPDRSDLRKHHSAETDKWSLRPDRLSPPHDLRKHSSDASGMARDGTQPTARTLQVPEVLPNPKPRCTCPKPKTLSPSPVNEKRAQRFQDQENRTLFSKSLTPTADESEAAVERPELKKHASEDTRQPVKKERGRLVQQKAVVGSIKKWEPKDPVVSPEDSRRAQRSRWAGMTHFSLQPEKKEIKYGDPKSKSLKEKQRYSVRRSLSPEPDPRTIVRVNSRIVKRLISPEITITDAKWAPYEGYSPLPSVGIKKREPKRISEIKWTPYDGSASELSILEVPEEAEANDEYHITPTCHPPPKAPDLKDEETDEERERWRFLNQISPFPIYQGAWKDESPEQSPQRIMTPEDFEPPIWKPMEPPSPVRARTPSPVYQEPVKPTKESKRKKLRGRAESTQSRKESMLVPPTVIVRAASEDPKRQRPILTRSNAFLELPRSRGIDPTKRSLSEEVPRSRSREAHRGPSRAKSEEASRYPWGDESEIRQYVTTV; encoded by the coding sequence tttggCAGGCTTGCGGAATCGGGGAACGCGGGAGTCTTACTGGGAGTGGTCTCGAGCGAAGTCTCGTCGTCTCCGGAGTCGCAGTTCCAACCAAGGCAGCTTGACAAAGCTACAGAGAATTCTTGGACCGCATCACCAGAAACGAATGGGATCTCGAGCCCATCTGACATCCCGCAGCACGAGGAAAAGTCGCGTACGCGGCCTGACGTGTCGGTGACACCGTCATCGTCGCCACCACCGGTCCCGTCCACATCAGGCGCATCAGCCCTACGTCATCAGCATTCATTATTAGAGCCGCCTTCTCAGCCGTTATTAAGACGACGCAGAAGCAGCGCTGGTATATCGGGCCGTTGTCCGGATTGTGGTAAAAAACGTGAGGATGCTATTTCGTACACTATTGAAGACTTGGACGCGGTTGGCTCGGCACCACTCGAAAGCAGTTTCACGGGATTGGTGTGCACTTGTGACCAGAAAACGTTGCCGCTTCCACCGGATGTGTCGCCGCACTTCAAGAAACCTCATCCGGATTTGAGAAAGTACCGCAGTGTTGAGACGTCATCCTCTAGGTGGGGAAGCAACTATTTGTCACCGGACGATGCTCTTTGGGATCTTAAACGTCAGCCTGAAGATAACACGGAGTACCGATGGGAATTGAGCACGTCGCGCACTGATGTTGACCTCAATCGTCGCACCAAGTGCAGTTGCCATGACCTCACACCCGAGGAAAAAAGGCATCCAGACCGCAGTGACTTGAGGAAACATCACAGTGCAGAAACTGACAAGTGGTCACTTCGTCCAGATCGCTTGAGTCCGCCTCACGATTTGAGGAAGCACTCGAGCGATGCTTCGGGAATGGCACGTGATGGCACTCAGCCAACGGCACGAACTCTTCAGGTGCCAGAGGTTCTGCCAAATCCCAAGCCTCGGTGCACTTGCCCAAAGCCCAAGACTCTATCCCCGTCGCCGGTCAACGAAAAACGTGCTCAGCGGTTCCAGGACCAAGAAAATAGAACCTTGTTTTCCAAATCCTTGACGCCGACGGCTGACGAATCAGAAGCTGCAGTCGAGAGACCAGAATTGAAGAAGCATGCGAGCGAGGATACCCGTCAACCAGTTAAGAAAGAGCGAGGTAGACTTGTTCAGCAGAAAGCTGTTGTAGGTTCTATTAAAAAGTGGGAGCCAAAGGACCCGGTTGTCAGTCCAGAAGATTCGCGGAGAGCTCAACGTTCAAGGTGGGCTGGAATGACGCATTTTTCACTGCAACCggaaaagaaagaaataaagtaTGGTGACCCTAAGAGTAAGAGCCTGAAGGAAAAGCAGAGATACAGTGTACGAAGAAGCTTATCACCAGAACCCGATCCAAGAACGATTGTACGTGTCAATAGTCGAATTGTAAAGCGTTTGATTTCACCTGAAATAACTATCACCGATGCCAAGTGGGCGCCTTATGAGGGATACTCGCCGTTGCCGTCAGTAGGAATCAAGAAACGCGAACCCAAACGTATCAGCGAGATCAAATGGACGCCTTACGACGGATCAGCTTCAGAGCTGAGCATCCTAGAGGTTCCTGAAGAGGCTGAAGCCAATGACGAGTATCACATCACACCCACCTGTCACCCGCCGCCGAAAGCTCCAGATCTAAAAGATGAAGAAACCGACGAGGAACGCGAGCGCTGGAGATTCCTCAATCAAATATCTCCATTCCCGATTTATCAGGGCGCCTGGAAAGACGAATCGCCCGAGCAGTCACCGCAGAGAATCATGACTCCAGAAGACTTCGAACCACCGATCTGGAAGCCCATGGAACCGCCAAGTCCCGTCAGAGCTCGCACTCCGTCGCCCGTTTACCAGGAACCCGTGAAACCCACCAAGGAATCAAAGCGCAAAAAACTGCGTGGCCGTGCAGAAAGCACTCAGTCACGTAAAGAAAGTATGTTGGTACCACCCACAGTGATTGTACGTGCAGCAAGTGAGGATCCCAAGCGCCAAAGACCCATTTTGACTCGTTCCAATGCCTTTTTGGAGCTGCCTCGCAGCAGGGGAATCGACCCGACCAAGCGCTCGCTCAGCGAAGAAGTCCCCAGGTCACGTTCCCGCGAAGCTCATCGTGGGCCAAGCCGTGCAAAAAGCGAGGAAGCTTCTCGCTACCCCTGGGGAGACGAGTCCGAAATACGTCAGTACGTGACGACTGTTTAA